TTAACCCTAGTGTATTCACAAGTAATCTTGTAAAATCTGCTCTAGTAATATTAGCTGCTGGCGTAAATGTATTATTAACAGTCGATGTTCCTCTTATAATTCCTTTTGAAGCCAATACTTCAATCTCTCTTTGCGCCCATACATGATTTATTAAATCAGAAAAAGTCTCATGCACATATGCGATTGCAAATTTACTAAAATGACTTGTTGTAAAATCCATAGTACCTTCCACTACATTGTAACGACCATTGGATATGGTTGTAGCATTACCCTCTTCATCTATGTATTTTATTACCAGATGTTCAGGGTTTTCTCCTGCTGATGGTGTATATGGAATTGAAATTTTTATTGGAGCTTTAGTATTTTTCCACTTTATCTTACTATTATTTACAGTAAAATACGCTTCTACAGTTTTTTTGCCCTCATTATCAACAGATACAGTTGATACGTTTAATACAACTTCATCCGTATCTTTTAAATTCTGGTTTGCTAGTGTGCTATTTTCCAATTCAAAAGTACCCACTTCTGTTACCAAAGATAATCTAAAAAGACCTTCTGAATTCATAGCTGCTGCTGGTAACTTTTTAGCATATCCTTTAGCACCTTTTACAGCAGGAACTTCAATTACTATAGTTTTAGACCCTTTTTCACTAAAATTTGCTTTTTCTAATGCATTATTTAATACATCTTTATCTAAAGCCAATTCAACAACTTTTGTTGCTTGATTCAATTTACCCTCTTTTATAATAGATACTGATCCATCGTTATTTTCCACGACAGTTACTGGTGGTGTTGGTGGTGTTGTTGGTGTTTGACTATTTCCACCTCCACTTGGTGGTGTTTCTGGTATTGTTGGTTCTGAGTAATGAAATACAGTGGTTCTAATTGAGTTAAATCCATTGCCACCAATCTTGACTGTATATTCACCATAGGGCCCATCTGTTATATATTCAAAGCTAAAGTCACCATTACTTCTACTTGTTGTTTGATCAATAAAGTCTAAACTACCATCAGATCTTTCGACTTTTACTGTTATAGCCTTGTTAGGAATAGCACCCTTTCCTTCTATGTTCACCATTTTTGTTTCATTGTTTATAAATGCATTTACTTGTGAATCTAATGCAAATACATTATTAGAAGACAATGCCACTAATAATGATGTTATCATAATAATACTCTTTACTTTTTTCAATACTTTACCTCCTAACAGTGATTTCTAGAATTAAGCAGGAATATGTACTTAACATATTCCTGCAAAAATTTACTGTATTGTTACTAATGGTGATAATGGATTCATTCCATCTATACTATCCCATACAAAGGCTTTTACAGTGTGACCATTTACATTTTGAGGCAATTTGAATCCTGCTTCTAATGTTCTTTCTTCACCTGCATTAGCTTCCCATCTTACTCTTGCCAAGTTTTTCATTGTATTGTTTTCATCATATAATGCAATGATCAATATAGCATCTTTTTGTTCATTTAATGTATTTTTAATATCTACCTTTACAACAATGTCTCCAGATGGTGTTAATGTGTTTATAGAATTACCAATATAATCGGTAAATCTTACATTACTTACTTGGAACTGTTCTTGCTCGTCTACTATAGCTGGAAGTGCACCTACATAAGTTCCATTTTCACCTGCTGTATTAAGATCACTTGAAAGTGCTAATCTAAGGAAGTCTCCCCATACTATGTTACCTTCTTCGTCTCTTTCATACATATTTGGCATTGTTAATTTTACAAAATCTTCTGCGTTTACAACTACACCATTACTGTTTACTGATTTTTCTCCATCAAAGAAGAAGTTTGTTTCATCTACATTTCCTGATACAAAGTCAGGTAATTTATCCTCAGTATCTGTTCTAAATGATAAGTTGTTTTTAAAGATACCTTGTTCTTCAGCTTCAAAATAAGGATTTTCTCTAAATATATAGTTAAATCTCTTATTATCAAATGATGTGTTTTTTTCTACAGTAATTGTACCTGGATTAAAGTTGTCTGAGAATCCATCCATATTATTATCAAACGCAATATTGTTTGTAACTATATGAGCTACTGGCATACCTTCTCCACCAAGTTTAAAACCATTACCTGTATTACCGTCTTCATTATATCCATCACTTAATTTACCATTTGAGTAAGCAATATTGCCATCTAATACAACTGGCATGTTTGGTCCATTTTCTATTTTATTGAACAAGTCCCAACCATCATCAATATTGTTATGAGCGATGTTTCCTCTAAATACGTTACCAACACCAACACCTAGTTTCGCTGCAAAACCATCTGCATCGATGTTTGATGCATCTCTATTGTCATGGGATACACAGTTTAATATTAGGTTGTATTTTGGCCAATAGTCTGGGTCAATACCGCCTCCTGTAATGTGAAGCCCTGTGTTGCCATTATAACTAAATGTCATTAACTCAAAAATATTGTGATCACCGTTTACTCTTGTACTTGTGCTTGATGCTCTTGTGATTTCTATACCATATATATGCCAGTAATCTCCTGCTACTCTTAAGATTTCTGAAAGCCTTCCTTCACCATCTATGATTACCTTTTCACCATTGTATGGTACTATTTTTTTCATTTTTCCTTCTTCTCCACTATGCTCTTTACCTATTGTAATTCTTGAGTCCGGTGTATATGTTCCACCTAACATAAAGATTGTTTCATTTGGTAATACATATTGGATTGCCGTTTGTAAATCAAGGGGACTCTCTATTGTTCCGTCACCTTCATTTGTTCCTTCTGGTGATACAAATAATCCTGCGCCACTGTTATATATCTTTTTAGTTACTGTAATATCTTTTGTTATTGCATCATCAGATTGTGCTCCTTCTGGTGTATACACTACTGTAAAGCTTGTTGTTTCATTTTCTAAAGCTGTAGCAAAAGTAAATACTTCTTTCGCTTTTACTTCGCCATTACTTACAACTTCTACACCATCTTTTTCAATTGTTACGTTTCCATCATAATTAGCTAATGCTTTTAATTCATAGTCCTCTGAACCAGATTGTGGTGCAGATACTATGTTCATTGTTGCATTTGGTAACGTAGGTTCTACCACTGGTGATGCTACTGTATTTGCTTCGCTTAATGTTAAGCTTGCATTTTCAAATCTTACTTGACCATTTCTTGCTGCATAGAATCCTACATACATATTGTTAGGATCAATTACTTGTACTAAGTCTGCCCCCTCTGTTCTTTGTTCAACAGTTTTCATTTCATCTGTCGTTGGATCTACAAATGTTGCCGTCATGATAAATTCGCTATCTGTTCTTTCAAGTCTTACTCTTATTGATTTATTAATGGCTTGAGCTACGCTTAGACCATTACTATAAGATCTAACCGTTCTTTGACTTCCTATATTACCCCATGGCTCATATACGCCTGTTCTGTAGATATAGCTCAGTCCTCCACGCATCATCCCAACTGCAAATATATTAGATGCTGCTGTTACCTCTTCAAAACCTATTTGTAATGGGTTTTTACGTGCGCCACTTACAACGTCTCTTACCATAATCCCTACACTGTCTTGAGAGTTTAAGGCAACGCCTTCTACTTCTGATCCAAATTGTTCAATAATCATATCTGCTTCAAGTACAAAGTTGTGTACATTTGGATCTAGTCTTGTGTAATAGAATGTTAACCCATCGTGACCGTTAGCTAATTTACCACCACGACTTTCTACTACAATACTTCCTTCTATTGTCCCTGGATTTTCTGCTCGCGTTTCATTTACCCCTACTTTTTCTGGCAATACATTAGATGCGAAGTTTAAATCTGTTGACTGTCCAAATGCTCTTGATTCCCATACAAAAGATGGGGTTACTGAAGGTGTATCATTATCAGCTTCTAATGCACCTACATGTGTGCTATTCACACCTGCTGTATTAAGAACACTTGCAACGGCTAATCTAAGGAAGTCTCCCCATACGATGTTGCCTTCTTCGTCTCTTTCATACATATTAGGCATTGTTACATTTACAAAGTCTTCTACACTTACAACTACGCCATTGCCGTTTACTGAGTTTTCTCCATCAAAGAGGAAGTTTGTTTCATCTACATTTCCTGCAATTTGATCTGCTAACCCTGAATTGGTTTTAAATGATAAATTGTTTTTAAATATTCCTTGTTCATTTGCTTCAAAATATGGATTAGTTCTAAAGATATAATTAAATCTTTTGTTATCAAATGCTGTATTGTTTTCTACTACCATTTTTCCTGGATTAAAGTTATCTGAAAATCCATCCATATTATTATCAAAGGCTATATTGTTTTTGATGATATGTGCTACCGGTAAACCTTCTCCACCTAATTTGAATCCGTTTCCTGTATTACCATCTTCATTATAACCATTGCTTAATTTACCATTTGAATATGCAATATTACCGTCTAGGATTACTGGCATATTCTCTCCTTCATTTGTTCTGTTGTATAAGTCCCATCCATCATCAATGTTATGATGTGCTATGTTACCTCTAAACTCATTTCCAACACCAACACCTAATTTTGCTGCAAATCCATCTGCATCTATGTTTCTATCGTCTCTGTTGTCATGTGCTTCACAATTAAGTATTAAATTGTATTTTGGCCATAAGTCTGGGTTTTCCCCACTACCGTGTAAGTGGAATCCAGTACCTTTATTATAATTGAATACCATCATTTCTATGATATTGTTATTACCATTTAATCTCATACCAGTTCCTGATGATCCTGTAATTTCAATGCCATACATATGCCAGTAATCTGCTCTATGTCTCATTATTGTATTTATATTACCTTGACCATCAATAATTACTTTTTCTCCATTGTATGGTACTAGTTTTTTAATTTCTCCTTCTTTTCCACTATAAGCTCCGCTTATATCGATTGTTGAGCTTGGTGTATATGTTCCACCTCTCATAAAAATTGTTTGACCTGGTTGAAGGTATTGTATTGCTGTCATAATATCTAACGGACTTTCTTTGGTTCCTTGGCCTTCACTTGTTCCATCTGGAGATACAAATAAACCTTCCCCAACATTAAATATTCTTTTTGTTACTGTTATACTTCTTACTATAGGATTTTCAGATGGTGCTCCTATTGGTGTATATATTACTTCAAAGCTTGTTTGCTCATTTTCTAGTTTCACTTCGTGTATAAAGGTATTGTTTGCTTCAACACTTTGATCGCTTACAATTTCACTGCCATCTTTAAGGACTGTTACTGTTCCTGCATAGTTTCCAATGGCTTTGATTTCATAGTCTTCTGTAGCAGATTGTGGTGCTGAAACAATACTCATTGATGCTCCTATTGGATTTGGTACTACTACTGGTGATGGTTGGGTATCCGCTTCACTTAATGTAATGCTTGCATTTTCTACTATCATCTTTACATTTCTAGAGGCAAAAAATCCAACATACATGTAATCTTCATCGATTACTTGTACTAAGTCTGCTCCTTCTTCTATTCTTTCAACAGTTTTTAGTTCATTTGTTTTAGGATCTGTAAAAGTTGATGACATTATAAATCCAGTGTTTGTTCTTTCAAGTCTTACTCTTATTGGCGTATCAAGTACCATCCCAATACCACCACTAAATGCTCCAGCACTTAATCTACTTCCTACATTACCCCAAGGATATATTACTCCCGTTCTATACATCGGGCTTATTCCATGTCTCATCATCCCTACACCGAACAAGTTGGATGCTGCTGGAACTTCTTCAAAACCTAGTAATAATGGTTCTTGTCTAGGTGGTCCATTTACATCTCTTACCATAATACCAGCACCATCTTGTCCACTTGGAGAGGCTCCTGTTTCAGGTCCAAATTGTTCAATAATGATATCTGCTTCTAATACAAAGTTATGCTCATTTGCATTAAGTTTTGTATAATAGAAAGTTAAACCATCATGTCCTGGTGCTAATTTACCACCACGACTTTCTAGTACAATTCTTCCTTCTATTGTTCCTGGCGCTTCAGGTTCTGCATAGTTTGTTCCTACTTTTTCTGGTAATACATTTGATGCAAAGTTAAGGTCTGTCGATTGACCAAAAGTAATGGATTGCCATACTAAATCAGATACATCCAATGAAGTGTTTTCTGCTTCTTCACTTGCCAAAACACTAATAGATGTACATGCCAAAATAATGCTAAGAATTAAACTGAGTAACTTGCGATACCTTTTCATTTAACCATCTCCTTTTAATTTGCTTATTTATTTGATTGTTACAGTTGGCTTTTGTAACTTGCCTCCTGCTAACATATCAGGCAATATCTAGTTACTATGAATATTTAGTTATACTGATGATGATTCATGGAAAGTTTTCTATACCAACGACTTACTATTGATATTATTTAAACACACAATTTATAATTTATTTCCAATTATTGGTATTAAATACTAGTATAATCCTATTATAAATTTAAATCAATGTTTTTCTTGCAATATTTGTATTATATGTATGCTTTTCTTTCTTATGTTTATTTTTTTTAATCAGTTTTTCACAAAAAATGTAGTTTTTATATAATTACCTTTAAAATCCATAGTGCGAATTGCACAAAAAAACACTTGGATTAATATTATAACTTAATAATATTATACAAGTGTTTTTGTTAATTTATGCCTATTTTTTTATTTATTTTTAACTACTTCAATTCGAGCAACGGATCGACGCAAAGACGCTTCTGCTCTTAATAAGTCAATATGATCTCTTCGATCTTTTAATTTATTCTCAGCTTTTGTTTTTGCTTGTTCTGCTCTTTGTAAATCTATTTCTTCTGGCCATTCTGCAGCATCTGCTAATATGGTTACTTCATCTGGCTTTATTTCAGCAAATCCAGTATGAACAGCTGCTCTTTTTTCCTCATTGCCAATTTTCATTTTGAATACACCACTTTGAAGAGTCGTTGTAAGTGGAATATGACCTTTTAAAACCCCTATGTCGCCTTCAGTGGTATTAAACATAACCATTTCAACATCTTCTTTGCAGAAAACTCTTTCTGGCGTAATTATATGCAACTTAAACTTAGAATCTGCCATAATATATCACCTATACTTTTGCAACAACATCATCTATATTACCTGCAAGTAAGAATGCACTTTCAGGAATATCATCATGCTTGCCTTCTAGAATTTCTTTGAATCCTTGTACGGTTTCACTAATTGGTACATAACGTCCTTCTAAGCCTGTAAACTGTTGAGCTACGAAGAATGGCTGCGATAAGAAACGTTGTACCTTTCTTGCTCTTGATACAATAAGTTTATCTTCTTCAGACAATTCATCCATACCAAGTATTGCAATAATATCTTGAAGCTCTTTATAACGTTGTAATATTTCTTGAACACCACGAGCAACATTATAATGTTCTTCACCAACAATACGCGGGTCAAGAATTCTTGAAGTTGAATCCAGTGGATCAACAGCTGGATATATTCCTAGCTCAACAATTGCACGGTTTAGTACTGTTGTTGCATCTAAGTGAGCAAATGTTGTAGCTGGTGCTGGATCCGTTAAGTCATCCGCTGGCACATATACCGCTTGAACAGAGGTGATTGATCCGCTTTTAGTTGATGTGATACGTTCTTGAAGTGCACCCATTTCTGTCGCCAACGTTGGTTGATACCCAACGGCACTAGGCATACGTCCAAGTAACGCTGAAACCTCTGAACCTGCTTGTGTAAAACGGAATATATTGTCAATGAATAATAATACATCACGACCACCTTGATCACGGAAATACTCTGCCATTGTAAGACCCGTTAATCCAACACGCATTCTAGCGCCTGGTGGCTCGTTCATTTGTCCAAATACCATTGTCGTTTTATTAATAACCCCTGAATCTGTCATTTCGTGGTAAAGGTCATTACCTTCTCTGGTTCTTTCCCCTACTCCAGTAAATACTGAGTAACCACCATGTTCAGTTGCTATATTTCTTATAAGTTCTTGAATTAAAACAGTTTTACCTACCCCTGCACCACCGAATAATCCAATTTTTCCACCTTTTTGATATGGACATAGTAAATCTACTACCTTAATTCCTGTTTCCAATATCTCAGTTCGCGTAGATTGCTCTTCAAACTTTGGCGCATCTCTATGAATTGGCCAATAATCAACATCCTTTGGCACTGGCTTATTGTCTATTGGTTTTCCAGTTACATTAAAAATCCTACCTAATGTATTTTCACCAACTGGTACTGATATCGGTTCACCAGTATCAACAGCCTCCATTCCACGTACTAAACCATCTGTTGCCCCCATAGCAATACATCTAACAGAATCATCTCCTAAATGCTGTGCAACTTCAACAACAAGTATTTCTCCATTTCTATCATTAATTTCAATTGCATTGTTTAATGACGGTAATTTACCTTGGGAGAATTTAATATCTAGAACGGCACCAATGATTTGAGTGATCTTTCCAATATTTTTTTCTGACATTCTAATTTCACTCCTTTACTTAAGTGCTTCTGCTCCACCAACAATTTCAGATATTTCTTGAGTAATAGATGCCTGTCTTGCTCTGTTATATTCAAGAGATAAATCTTCAATCATATCATTTGCATTACTTGTAGCCGAATCCATGGCCGTCATCCTTGCACCTTGTTCACTTGCTACAGATTCCACTAGTCCACCATAAATTAGACTGTAAACATATCTTGGAATCATAACATCTAAAACATCCTCTTCAGATGGCTCATAATTCATTAAAGCAACACTTTTATTGGTGTCTTGATTGCTTGATTCAATGGGCAATAATTTTATTGTTTTTGCCTCTTGAGAAATAGTAGATACAAAACCTGTATATACCAAATATATCTCATCAATTTTATTATTTAAATAATCTTCTAAAACGACTTTTCCAATTGATACAGCATCATTATATGTTGGTCCTTCAACCATTTCAGAAAAATCCTGTTCAATAGAATAGCCTCTTCTTCTTAAACCGTCTTTACCTTTTTTTCCAGCAGAATAAACAGCTATATTTTCTTTCGAAACACCATTGTTTAGCACTTGCTTGATTATATTAGCATTATATCCTCCAGCAAGCCCTCTATTAGATGTTATCACGATATATCCTTTTTTATCCCCATTTCTAGAAGCAAGATATTGATGATCTATATCTCCAGTTTGAGAAAGAATAGATGTCACTGTTTCATACATTTTATTAAAATATTCTCTAGTTTCCTCAGCTTTTACTTTAGCTTTTTGAAGCTTAGCCGTAGCAACAAGCTTCATAGCTTTTGTAATTTGTTGAGTACTTTGAATACTTGTTTTTCTTCTTTTTATATCTCTTATGGATGCCATAGCATCACACCTCTTTTAGAATTTTTCTAAACTCATCTTTAAATTCTTCAATTACTTTGATTATAGTGCCTTCTGTTTGTTCTTTAATTTCTCCAGATGCTAAAATTTCTTTTGGTAATTCTGGATATTTTAAATCTATATATTCAAATAATTTCTTTTGGAAAAGTTGAATTTTATTAACATCTATATCCATTAAGTATTTTTTAGTCACTGCATATAGAATCAATACTTGATAAGCAACTGACATTGGTTGATATTGTGGTTGTTTTAAAACCTCCATAATACGTTCCCCTTGTGCCAATTTTTCTTTAGTATCTTTATCTAAATCAGAACCGAACTGTGCAAATGCAGCTAGTTCTCTATACTGAGCCAACTCTACACGAATTGGTCCTGCAATTTTTTTCATTGCTTTAATCTGAGCTGCTCCACCAACACGTGAAACAGAAAGCCCTGGATTTATTGCCGGTCTTACCCCTGCATTAAATAGTTCTGTTTCAAGGTATATCTGACCATCTGTTATAGATATAACATTTGTTGGTATGTATGCAGATACATCCCCAGCTTGAGTTTCAATAATCGGTAATGCCGTTAAAGATCCCCCACCGTTCTCATCAGATAATCTTGCTGCACGTTCTAATAATCTTGAATGCAAATAGAATACATCTCCAGGATATGCTTCTCTACCTGGTGGTCTTCTAAGTAGCAAAGACATGGCTCTATAAGCAACCGCATGTCTTGATAAATCATCATAAATTACCAAAACATCTTTACCGCTTTCCATCCACTCTTCACCAATGGTACATCCTGCATAAGGTGCAAGATACTGTAGTGGTGCTAACTCACTAGCTGTTGAAGCAACAACGGTAGTATAATCCATAGCACCGGTTTCTTCTAATGTTGTTACAATCTGTGCTACTGTAGACGCCTTTTGGCCAATAGCTACATAAATACATAATACATTTTCATTTTTTTGATTTATTATTGTATCAATAGCAATAGCGGTCTTACCTGTTTGTCTATCTCCAATGATTAACTCACGTTGTCCTCTTCCAATAGGAACCATTGAGTCAATTGCCTTGACCCCTGTTTGAAGAGGTGTATCAACAGACTTTCTTTCAATAACACCAGGTGCAACTCTTTCTACTTTACGATATTTTTTTGCTTGAATTGGTCCTTTACCATCAATTGGCTGTCCTAATGAATTAACGACACGACCAATTAATTCATCTCCAACTGGTACTTCAACAACACGACCAGTTGCCTTAACAACAGCACCTTCCCTGATTCCATCATCAGATCCTAATAATACGGCTCCAACATTGTCTTGCTCAAGGTTTAAGGCCATTCCATAAACATTACCTGGAAACTCTAATAATTCTCCAGCCATGGCTTTTTCTAATCCGTGAATACGAGCAATACCATCAGCAACTTGAATAATTGTTCCAACATCTGATACTTCTAAATTTGATTTATATCTTTTGATTTGCTCTTTAATAACGGAACTAATCTCTTCTGGTCTAAGATTCATGTCTTTATAACACCGCCTTTCTTTCAGAATTTCTAGGCTAATTGTATTTTTAATAATTCTTTAGCCATTAAGTCAATTCTTCCTTTTATACTGTTATCCACAATTCTATCGCCTATACGAATTTTCAATCCACCAACTAATGATTGATCCACTGTATAAACGGTCTCAACCTTTTTATTGGTTAGATTTTCAAGTCGTTGTTCTATTTTTGCTTTTTGTTTTTCATCTAATTCTTTTGCAGAGAAGACTGATGCAGTTACAATGCCTTTATCTTCTTTAATGATTTCTAAAAAATCCTTCAATATATCAATGATATACATATATCTATCTTTTTTAATAATAACACTCATAAGACCTAATAATTCATTAGATAAATTAACAAATGACTCTTCAAAAATAGATATTTTTTCATCTTTAGATATTTTTGGGTGATTTAATAATGTTAAAAAATCTTCATTGTTTTTCAAAACATCTAAAATAACAATAGATTCTTCTTCTAATTTTTCTTTAATATTTTCTTCTTGTGCTAATTGAAATAATGCTCGACTATATGTTTTAACTACTAATTGAGCCATGTTTTATCACCCATCTCGTTTAGCGTTTCTTCTATTAACTTATTTTGTTCTGATTCGTTTATAGAAGCGGAAATGAATTTTTCTGCAAGGATTGCAGCAATTTCAATCATTTCTGTTTTTATATCTTCTTTAACTTTTTCTTTTTCTCTTGAAATTTCTAAATTCGCTCTTTCAATAATACGTTTAGCTTCTTCATTTGCCCCTTGTATTATTTCATCTTCTCTTGATAACGCTTTTTTTCTAGCTTG
This Natranaerovirga pectinivora DNA region includes the following protein-coding sequences:
- a CDS encoding S-layer homology domain-containing protein, whose product is MKKVKSIIMITSLLVALSSNNVFALDSQVNAFINNETKMVNIEGKGAIPNKAITVKVERSDGSLDFIDQTTSRSNGDFSFEYITDGPYGEYTVKIGGNGFNSIRTTVFHYSEPTIPETPPSGGGNSQTPTTPPTPPVTVVENNDGSVSIIKEGKLNQATKVVELALDKDVLNNALEKANFSEKGSKTIVIEVPAVKGAKGYAKKLPAAAMNSEGLFRLSLVTEVGTFELENSTLANQNLKDTDEVVLNVSTVSVDNEGKKTVEAYFTVNNSKIKWKNTKAPIKISIPYTPSAGENPEHLVIKYIDEEGNATTISNGRYNVVEGTMDFTTSHFSKFAIAYVHETFSDLINHVWAQREIEVLASKGIIRGTSTVNNTFTPAANITRADFTRLLVNTLGLTADIADNFDDIDVNDYFYYEVGIAKALGISNGVGDNKFNPKAEITREEMMTLTGRAMTIAGIEVKSGNVSILNSFIDGDNVATYAQEPISTLVANGLIQGNANNTINPKGNATRAETATFMYRLYNFQ
- the atpG gene encoding ATP synthase F1 subunit gamma; amino-acid sequence: MASIRDIKRRKTSIQSTQQITKAMKLVATAKLQKAKVKAEETREYFNKMYETVTSILSQTGDIDHQYLASRNGDKKGYIVITSNRGLAGGYNANIIKQVLNNGVSKENIAVYSAGKKGKDGLRRRGYSIEQDFSEMVEGPTYNDAVSIGKVVLEDYLNNKIDEIYLVYTGFVSTISQEAKTIKLLPIESSNQDTNKSVALMNYEPSEEDVLDVMIPRYVYSLIYGGLVESVASEQGARMTAMDSATSNANDMIEDLSLEYNRARQASITQEISEIVGGAEALK
- the atpD gene encoding F0F1 ATP synthase subunit beta gives rise to the protein MSEKNIGKITQIIGAVLDIKFSQGKLPSLNNAIEINDRNGEILVVEVAQHLGDDSVRCIAMGATDGLVRGMEAVDTGEPISVPVGENTLGRIFNVTGKPIDNKPVPKDVDYWPIHRDAPKFEEQSTRTEILETGIKVVDLLCPYQKGGKIGLFGGAGVGKTVLIQELIRNIATEHGGYSVFTGVGERTREGNDLYHEMTDSGVINKTTMVFGQMNEPPGARMRVGLTGLTMAEYFRDQGGRDVLLFIDNIFRFTQAGSEVSALLGRMPSAVGYQPTLATEMGALQERITSTKSGSITSVQAVYVPADDLTDPAPATTFAHLDATTVLNRAIVELGIYPAVDPLDSTSRILDPRIVGEEHYNVARGVQEILQRYKELQDIIAILGMDELSEEDKLIVSRARKVQRFLSQPFFVAQQFTGLEGRYVPISETVQGFKEILEGKHDDIPESAFLLAGNIDDVVAKV
- a CDS encoding right-handed parallel beta-helix repeat-containing protein, giving the protein MKRYRKLLSLILSIILACTSISVLASEEAENTSLDVSDLVWQSITFGQSTDLNFASNVLPEKVGTNYAEPEAPGTIEGRIVLESRGGKLAPGHDGLTFYYTKLNANEHNFVLEADIIIEQFGPETGASPSGQDGAGIMVRDVNGPPRQEPLLLGFEEVPAASNLFGVGMMRHGISPMYRTGVIYPWGNVGSRLSAGAFSGGIGMVLDTPIRVRLERTNTGFIMSSTFTDPKTNELKTVERIEEGADLVQVIDEDYMYVGFFASRNVKMIVENASITLSEADTQPSPVVVPNPIGASMSIVSAPQSATEDYEIKAIGNYAGTVTVLKDGSEIVSDQSVEANNTFIHEVKLENEQTSFEVIYTPIGAPSENPIVRSITVTKRIFNVGEGLFVSPDGTSEGQGTKESPLDIMTAIQYLQPGQTIFMRGGTYTPSSTIDISGAYSGKEGEIKKLVPYNGEKVIIDGQGNINTIMRHRADYWHMYGIEITGSSGTGMRLNGNNNIIEMMVFNYNKGTGFHLHGSGENPDLWPKYNLILNCEAHDNRDDRNIDADGFAAKLGVGVGNEFRGNIAHHNIDDGWDLYNRTNEGENMPVILDGNIAYSNGKLSNGYNEDGNTGNGFKLGGEGLPVAHIIKNNIAFDNNMDGFSDNFNPGKMVVENNTAFDNKRFNYIFRTNPYFEANEQGIFKNNLSFKTNSGLADQIAGNVDETNFLFDGENSVNGNGVVVSVEDFVNVTMPNMYERDEEGNIVWGDFLRLAVASVLNTAGVNSTHVGALEADNDTPSVTPSFVWESRAFGQSTDLNFASNVLPEKVGVNETRAENPGTIEGSIVVESRGGKLANGHDGLTFYYTRLDPNVHNFVLEADMIIEQFGSEVEGVALNSQDSVGIMVRDVVSGARKNPLQIGFEEVTAASNIFAVGMMRGGLSYIYRTGVYEPWGNIGSQRTVRSYSNGLSVAQAINKSIRVRLERTDSEFIMTATFVDPTTDEMKTVEQRTEGADLVQVIDPNNMYVGFYAARNGQVRFENASLTLSEANTVASPVVEPTLPNATMNIVSAPQSGSEDYELKALANYDGNVTIEKDGVEVVSNGEVKAKEVFTFATALENETTSFTVVYTPEGAQSDDAITKDITVTKKIYNSGAGLFVSPEGTNEGDGTIESPLDLQTAIQYVLPNETIFMLGGTYTPDSRITIGKEHSGEEGKMKKIVPYNGEKVIIDGEGRLSEILRVAGDYWHIYGIEITRASSTSTRVNGDHNIFELMTFSYNGNTGLHITGGGIDPDYWPKYNLILNCVSHDNRDASNIDADGFAAKLGVGVGNVFRGNIAHNNIDDGWDLFNKIENGPNMPVVLDGNIAYSNGKLSDGYNEDGNTGNGFKLGGEGMPVAHIVTNNIAFDNNMDGFSDNFNPGTITVEKNTSFDNKRFNYIFRENPYFEAEEQGIFKNNLSFRTDTEDKLPDFVSGNVDETNFFFDGEKSVNSNGVVVNAEDFVKLTMPNMYERDEEGNIVWGDFLRLALSSDLNTAGENGTYVGALPAIVDEQEQFQVSNVRFTDYIGNSINTLTPSGDIVVKVDIKNTLNEQKDAILIIALYDENNTMKNLARVRWEANAGEERTLEAGFKLPQNVNGHTVKAFVWDSIDGMNPLSPLVTIQ
- the atpH gene encoding ATP synthase F1 subunit delta, whose product is MAQLVVKTYSRALFQLAQEENIKEKLEEESIVILDVLKNNEDFLTLLNHPKISKDEKISIFEESFVNLSNELLGLMSVIIKKDRYMYIIDILKDFLEIIKEDKGIVTASVFSAKELDEKQKAKIEQRLENLTNKKVETVYTVDQSLVGGLKIRIGDRIVDNSIKGRIDLMAKELLKIQLA
- a CDS encoding F0F1 ATP synthase subunit epsilon, translated to MADSKFKLHIITPERVFCKEDVEMVMFNTTEGDIGVLKGHIPLTTTLQSGVFKMKIGNEEKRAAVHTGFAEIKPDEVTILADAAEWPEEIDLQRAEQAKTKAENKLKDRRDHIDLLRAEASLRRSVARIEVVKNK
- the atpA gene encoding F0F1 ATP synthase subunit alpha — encoded protein: MNLRPEEISSVIKEQIKRYKSNLEVSDVGTIIQVADGIARIHGLEKAMAGELLEFPGNVYGMALNLEQDNVGAVLLGSDDGIREGAVVKATGRVVEVPVGDELIGRVVNSLGQPIDGKGPIQAKKYRKVERVAPGVIERKSVDTPLQTGVKAIDSMVPIGRGQRELIIGDRQTGKTAIAIDTIINQKNENVLCIYVAIGQKASTVAQIVTTLEETGAMDYTTVVASTASELAPLQYLAPYAGCTIGEEWMESGKDVLVIYDDLSRHAVAYRAMSLLLRRPPGREAYPGDVFYLHSRLLERAARLSDENGGGSLTALPIIETQAGDVSAYIPTNVISITDGQIYLETELFNAGVRPAINPGLSVSRVGGAAQIKAMKKIAGPIRVELAQYRELAAFAQFGSDLDKDTKEKLAQGERIMEVLKQPQYQPMSVAYQVLILYAVTKKYLMDIDVNKIQLFQKKLFEYIDLKYPELPKEILASGEIKEQTEGTIIKVIEEFKDEFRKILKEV